The region AGAAGCTGCTGGTAGAATAATTGTACGATAAGAAAATATTCCTCGCCACGACATCCATTGAAGAGTTCTGGGATACCTCCGCAAAACTGCTGTTCCTCGGCGAATGGTGCAGGCGCTACAGCAGGAGAGAATATCTGAAGTCTCTCGATACGATAGCGCTCGACCCCCCATATAGCGACGCCGACGTTCCTGGGATCTTCACCTATCTCGACGACGTCTATGAGAGGGCGCTCCCTGTTCTCTCTGGGACGCTCAACTCCCTTCACGGGGTCGATTACTCTGAAAGGTACTGGAGGATACTCGTCGGCACCTGGCTCCTACATTTCATTCATGTCGCCTATGACAGATACCTCCACATTTCAAAGGCCCTGGCGTCGTACCCCGAGCTGGCAACGGTCTGCCTGGACGAGGTCTCTTTCGAAACGCCTGAATCAACCATCGATTTCATGGAGCTTTTGAAGGGAGATACGTATAACCTTCAATTGTTCAGTAGAATTATGAGGAAATTGAACAGGTCTTTCCCCGAAATGAAGATGGATCGGGAACAGTACGCACAGGTGTCCGTACAGAAGGTATCCCCAAACGGCGCAGTCTCACTTACCAAAAGAGTTGTTGCAAAATTCTTTTCCTCACTGGGGGACAAGGAGACGAAGGTTTTTTACCATAATGCATACTTTTCAAGGAACGTAGAGATAAGACTTCTCCTAAGAACCCGGTTTACGCTGTCACCATTCTTTTGCCCGGATGTTGATTTCGGGGGAGGGGTGCAGCAAAAGAAGTCACGGAAGGCAATAAGGGCAGTATCTTTTGGTGAGAACGAATTTGAAAGGATGTTATTTGATCTTATCTCTGGAGAGCTGCCTGTCACCTTTGTCGAAAAGTACGATGAGATCAGGGATTCGGTAAACGGATTGTACCGTCACAAACCCGTCGCTCTGATGAGTGCGACGTCCTGGCATTATCACGATGTCTTCAAGATATGGGCGGGCTCCCAGGCAGAGAGGGGCACGCTGCTCATCGGCCTTCAGCATGGGGGCAACTACGGCATCATCCGGTATTTTCTACAAGAACAACAGGAACTTTCCTCTGTGGACAGGTTCTATTCGTGGGGTTGGACAAGAAGCGGTACCCGCGCTGTCGTGAGGCCTTTGTCGGCCACGAAGCTCATAGGGAGAAAGAAGATGCGCAGGGAGAGGAATAGCCCGGACGTATTGTATGATCTGGCGGTGTGGTTGAGATGCCTCATCCAGTTCCCTCTTACGACGGAGTACTGGCAACGTTACTTTCAAGACATAAACGTGTTCGCGGAAAATCTATCCGACAAGGTCAGATCCAACATGAGGCTCAGGCCGCACAGGGAGGACATGGGATGGGATGTACGGGAGAGGCTGGGGGACGCATTTCCCGGTAATGTTCGCATAGAGACTTGGGACGTGCCTTTTACTAAGAGTTTGAATAATTGCTGTCTTTTCCTCTGTGGTCATCCGATGTATTCGACGACGTTCATCGAAGCGCTGCATATCGATAAACCCACCATCCTCTTTTGCGACCCCTCGTTCGCGGCAAACATGCTTCATCCGGACGCGGTTGAATATTATAGTGATTTGCGCCGGGCCGGAATACTGTTCGACGGTCCGGTGGATGCAGCCAGAGAGGTCAACCGTGTTTACGAGAATGTTGATGAGTGGTGGAGTGAAGACGGGCGGCAGAAAGCCGTCAGAAGGTTTATCGGAAGGTTTGGCAGGGTGTCCGTCAACGCACTGGATGAATGGGTAACGGAGCTGAGGGGAATCGGCAATGGTCGGGAGTATCAACATGGGCACTAGAGAGCAAACGGATATCCTTCTGGTCGTGTCGCCCACAAACGCCAGAGAAGCTTACATGCCGTATTATTACCTTTATTTGGCGGGGTATCTCGAAAAGCATGGCTTTACCGTTGAAGTCTCCAATCCCCACGAGATTCTGTTCGATGATAACGTTGCTCACATCCTCAAGGATGTGCGTCGTTTTCAACCCAGATTTGTTGGTCTAGCCGCCTTTGTCACCGATTATAACGTTGTCCTCGATCTGGCCGAAGAGATACGCGGGGAATACAGCGGGACCATCGTAGTTGGCAATGCTCACGCGTCCATATCCCCCGAAGATTTTCTCTTCGAAGGGAGTCCTTTCGACCTGGTGGTCCGGGGAGAGGGTGAACTGACCGTGAGAGAACTCCTCGAGAGCTACAGGCCCGGGAATGACAACGGACAGATCAGGGGAATCGCTTACCGACATGATGGACAGGTGGTGCAGACCCGCAACAGGGAACTGATGGATCTTCGTGAGTGCGGGATGCCTGCCTACCACAAGATAGACATGACATGGTATACGCAGCCGAGGAAGGTCATCATACGCAGATTGGCTGCCGTCTCAGCAGTTATCTATATAGGCCGCGGCTGCCCCTTTCGTTGTACCTTCTGCGCGTCCAACAGTGTTTGGCAGGCAAACGACAGGGTGCCCGGACTGCCCGTGGTGCGCAAGCGTCCGATGGAGCACGTGATCCAGGACCTGCGTGTTCTTCAGGAGCGTTATGGCTTCGATTTCTTCTACATCCTCGACGATACCTTCGGAGTGATAGAAAAAGACATTGTGGAGTTTTGCACGGCATACCGGGAAAGCGGGTTGAAGATGCTCTGGGCTGCCGAGACCAGGGTGCGGTGCATTCAGAAAGAACATGTCGTAAAGCTCCTCAAAGAGTCCGGTTGCATTCAGCTCGACTTCGGTGTGGAAAGCGGATCGAACCGGCTCCTCAAGGAGATAAAGAAGCTCAATACCGCCGAAGAAACCCTTCTTGCCTTTGATCTGTGCCGCAAGCATGGTATGCGTACTTTTGCGAATATACTTCTGAACCTTCCCACTGAAACTGAAGATGACCTCGGAGCGACCATGCGCCTTCTTAAGATGATCCGGCCAACGTATGTTTCCGTTGGGGTAACGCAGCCTTATCCCGGGACAGAGATATTCCGCAACCTCGCTGAGCCCGTGGCGCGGGAAGATTATCATCAGATGAGCCGCCTGATTCCATCGCAGAGGTTCCGACTGAGCGATCATCGTCTGGATCTCCACAAACTGCTCTTTTCATGGCAGTTGCGGTACGGGATCGTAACCCCTCTCGAAATCAGTTTCTTTCGGGCTGATCGGAGATACTGGCTCCATCTTGTCAATTCA is a window of Syntrophorhabdaceae bacterium DNA encoding:
- a CDS encoding LIC12162 family protein, whose product is MYDKKIFLATTSIEEFWDTSAKLLFLGEWCRRYSRREYLKSLDTIALDPPYSDADVPGIFTYLDDVYERALPVLSGTLNSLHGVDYSERYWRILVGTWLLHFIHVAYDRYLHISKALASYPELATVCLDEVSFETPESTIDFMELLKGDTYNLQLFSRIMRKLNRSFPEMKMDREQYAQVSVQKVSPNGAVSLTKRVVAKFFSSLGDKETKVFYHNAYFSRNVEIRLLLRTRFTLSPFFCPDVDFGGGVQQKKSRKAIRAVSFGENEFERMLFDLISGELPVTFVEKYDEIRDSVNGLYRHKPVALMSATSWHYHDVFKIWAGSQAERGTLLIGLQHGGNYGIIRYFLQEQQELSSVDRFYSWGWTRSGTRAVVRPLSATKLIGRKKMRRERNSPDVLYDLAVWLRCLIQFPLTTEYWQRYFQDINVFAENLSDKVRSNMRLRPHREDMGWDVRERLGDAFPGNVRIETWDVPFTKSLNNCCLFLCGHPMYSTTFIEALHIDKPTILFCDPSFAANMLHPDAVEYYSDLRRAGILFDGPVDAAREVNRVYENVDEWWSEDGRQKAVRRFIGRFGRVSVNALDEWVTELRGIGNGREYQHGH
- a CDS encoding radical SAM protein; its protein translation is MGTREQTDILLVVSPTNAREAYMPYYYLYLAGYLEKHGFTVEVSNPHEILFDDNVAHILKDVRRFQPRFVGLAAFVTDYNVVLDLAEEIRGEYSGTIVVGNAHASISPEDFLFEGSPFDLVVRGEGELTVRELLESYRPGNDNGQIRGIAYRHDGQVVQTRNRELMDLRECGMPAYHKIDMTWYTQPRKVIIRRLAAVSAVIYIGRGCPFRCTFCASNSVWQANDRVPGLPVVRKRPMEHVIQDLRVLQERYGFDFFYILDDTFGVIEKDIVEFCTAYRESGLKMLWAAETRVRCIQKEHVVKLLKESGCIQLDFGVESGSNRLLKEIKKLNTAEETLLAFDLCRKHGMRTFANILLNLPTETEDDLGATMRLLKMIRPTYVSVGVTQPYPGTEIFRNLAEPVAREDYHQMSRLIPSQRFRLSDHRLDLHKLLFSWQLRYGIVTPLEISFFRADRRYWLHLVNSPHRSGYLRYLLRDNIINPVRFLKSVWHFLWSRRGGRRPEM